A stretch of the Candidatus Poribacteria bacterium genome encodes the following:
- the cmr6 gene encoding type III-B CRISPR module RAMP protein Cmr6, producing the protein MQIYCPSDTRDIVTHAEVSNFALRYHHFLVTRSDREKTTFGLQAKQPNQTLSLAGSQKVLEPLRDRQTDQLRYFASNGYFYCATSRIDWRMVVGLGGNHVQETNMTLHHVYGIPYLPGSALKGVVRSWVIQEYFGNDEKLATRDIEARDPADLKQKKKNFVDVFGSQKSAGMVQFFDALPNSGVHFDVDIMNPHFSDYYTRGAFPTDYQRLIQIYFLTLKNTHFRFLIVAKETGPLQLVTDWFTEAIANQGFGAKSAVGYGYFSELNDITDELKYEFAEKLSLDQAYNIYHNDSNRWESIYIDIEPLVSYAPKFAIILIEKICEVESIGGINEIPEILIETEAGIVVPSEFGKWVWEKTKDKLFEEELPAFPNLVYRAQFRRTLRNSTVEQRKLLQEELLQIAIDFRRTLNRSLSDDDRELLQEQLLQVADNLENGNMFAGLTQDERNLFAGKLWNIAEDLENEGVVPDAVDVEGGRTIECGGIENGKLVLRTYTNQ; encoded by the coding sequence ATGCAGATTTATTGTCCTTCTGACACGCGAGACATCGTGACGCACGCAGAGGTTTCAAACTTCGCCTTACGTTATCATCATTTTCTTGTTACTCGGTCAGATCGAGAAAAAACTACATTTGGATTGCAAGCCAAACAACCCAATCAGACACTGAGTTTGGCGGGTTCACAGAAGGTACTTGAACCTTTGAGGGACCGACAGACAGATCAGCTGCGGTATTTCGCCTCAAACGGATACTTCTATTGTGCCACCTCGCGGATAGACTGGCGAATGGTAGTTGGGCTTGGCGGTAATCATGTTCAAGAAACTAATATGACGCTTCACCACGTTTACGGTATTCCCTATCTTCCAGGCAGTGCTCTTAAAGGTGTTGTGCGGAGTTGGGTCATCCAGGAATATTTCGGGAACGACGAAAAATTGGCAACGCGAGACATCGAAGCCAGGGATCCCGCTGATCTGAAACAAAAAAAGAAGAATTTCGTTGATGTTTTTGGCAGCCAAAAATCCGCAGGAATGGTCCAATTTTTTGACGCTTTACCTAATAGTGGTGTTCATTTTGATGTTGACATCATGAACCCCCATTTTTCCGATTACTACACGCGTGGCGCGTTTCCAACTGACTATCAGAGGTTGATTCAGATTTATTTCCTTACTCTTAAGAATACCCATTTCCGGTTTCTAATTGTCGCAAAAGAGACGGGCCCCCTCCAACTTGTCACAGATTGGTTTACGGAGGCGATTGCCAATCAAGGATTCGGGGCAAAAAGCGCGGTCGGTTATGGGTACTTCTCGGAACTTAACGACATAACTGATGAACTTAAATACGAATTTGCTGAAAAATTGAGTCTTGACCAAGCTTATAATATTTACCACAATGATTCCAATCGATGGGAATCCATCTATATTGACATTGAACCACTTGTGAGTTACGCACCGAAATTCGCCATCATCCTAATAGAGAAGATTTGTGAAGTTGAAAGCATTGGCGGAATTAATGAAATTCCTGAAATCTTGATTGAAACGGAGGCAGGCATAGTTGTGCCTTCAGAGTTCGGAAAATGGGTGTGGGAAAAAACAAAAGATAAACTTTTTGAAGAAGAACTACCAGCATTTCCCAATCTGGTCTATCGTGCTCAATTTAGACGAACGCTTAGGAACTCAACAGTAGAGCAACGCAAATTGCTTCAGGAGGAATTACTGCAGATTGCAATTGATTTTCGCCGAACTCTCAACCGCTCCCTATCGGATGATGACCGTGAATTGCTTCAGGAGCAACTCTTGCAGGTTGCTGATAATTTGGAAAACGGCAACATGTTTGCGGGATTGACGCAGGATGAACGTAATTTATTTGCCGGAAAACTTTGGAATATTGCGGAAGATTTGGAGAATGAAGGCGTAGTTCCTGACGCAGTTGATGTTGAAGGGGGGCGGACGATTGAATGTGGTGGTATAGAAAACGGAAAATTAGTTTTAAGAACTTATACCAATCAATAA